Proteins encoded together in one Bradyrhizobium sp. PSBB068 window:
- the urtA gene encoding urea ABC transporter substrate-binding protein has product MLTQLTQGIATMTRRRALAATAGLVLGLAASSPFAPAQAADDTIKVGILHSLSGTMAISETTLKDTILFLIDEQNKKGGVLGKKLEPVVVDPASNWPLFAEKARELITKDKVAVVFGCWTSVSRKSVLPVFKELNNILFYPVQYEGEESERNVFYTGAAPNQQAIPAVDYLMKEEKVKRWVLAGTDYVYPRTTNKILEAYLKSKGVAQDDIMINYTPFGHSDWQTIVADIKKFGSAGKKTAVVSTINGDANVPFYKELGNQGIKATDIPVVAFSVGEEELAGIDTKPLLGHLAAWNYFESIKTPANEKFIKEWQAYTKNPKRVTNDPMEAHYIGFNMWVKAVEKVKSTDPDKVIDALPGTEAPNLTGGTSKMLPNHHITKPVFIGEIKGNGQFDVVWKTPGLVAGDAWSKELEGSKDLIGDWVGKKCGNYNTKTNKCGGQGS; this is encoded by the coding sequence ATGCTTACTCAGCTTACTCAAGGAATAGCGACGATGACCCGCCGCCGCGCACTCGCGGCGACGGCCGGCCTGGTTTTGGGCCTGGCAGCGTCCTCGCCCTTCGCGCCCGCGCAAGCGGCCGACGACACCATCAAGGTTGGTATCCTTCACTCGCTGTCGGGCACCATGGCGATCAGCGAAACCACGCTGAAGGACACCATCCTTTTCCTGATCGACGAGCAGAACAAGAAGGGCGGCGTGCTCGGCAAGAAGCTCGAGCCCGTCGTGGTCGACCCCGCATCGAACTGGCCTCTGTTCGCCGAAAAGGCCCGCGAGCTGATCACCAAGGACAAGGTTGCGGTCGTGTTCGGCTGCTGGACCTCGGTGTCGCGCAAGTCCGTGCTGCCGGTGTTCAAGGAGCTGAACAACATCCTGTTCTACCCGGTGCAGTATGAGGGCGAGGAGTCCGAGCGCAACGTGTTCTACACGGGCGCGGCGCCGAACCAGCAGGCAATCCCCGCCGTCGATTATCTGATGAAGGAAGAGAAGGTGAAGCGCTGGGTGCTGGCCGGCACCGACTACGTCTATCCGCGCACCACCAACAAGATCCTGGAAGCCTATCTGAAGTCGAAGGGCGTCGCCCAGGACGACATCATGATCAACTACACGCCGTTCGGTCACTCCGACTGGCAGACGATCGTGGCCGACATCAAGAAGTTCGGTTCGGCCGGCAAGAAGACCGCGGTGGTCTCGACCATCAACGGCGACGCCAACGTTCCGTTCTACAAGGAGCTCGGTAACCAGGGCATCAAGGCGACCGACATCCCGGTGGTCGCGTTCTCGGTCGGCGAAGAAGAGCTCGCCGGCATCGACACCAAGCCGCTGCTCGGCCATCTCGCCGCCTGGAACTACTTCGAGTCGATCAAGACCCCGGCGAACGAGAAGTTCATCAAGGAGTGGCAGGCCTACACCAAGAATCCGAAGCGCGTGACCAACGATCCGATGGAAGCGCACTACATCGGCTTCAACATGTGGGTGAAGGCGGTCGAGAAGGTGAAGTCGACCGATCCGGACAAGGTGATCGACGCGCTTCCCGGCACCGAGGCGCCGAACCTGACTGGCGGCACCTCGAAGATGCTGCCGAACCACCACATCACCAAGCCGGTGTTCATCGGCGAGATCAAGGGCAACGGCCAGTTCGACGTGGTCTGGAAGACCCCGGGCCTGGTGGCCGGCGACGCCTGGTCGAAGGAACTCGAGGGCTCCAAGGACCTGATCGGCGACTGGGTCGGCAAGAAGTGCGGCAATTACAACACCAAGACCAACAAGTGCGGCGGCCAGGGCTCGTAA
- a CDS encoding DEAD/DEAH box helicase: MTSFQDFGLADPIARALREENYLTPTPIQAQTIPLALAGRDVVGIAQTGTGKTASFALPILHRLLENRVRPQPKSCRVLVLSPTRELSGQILDSFNTYGRHIRLSSTLAIGGVPMGRQVRSLMQGVEVLVATPGRLLDLVQSNGLKLNQVEFLVLDEADRMLDMGFINDIRKIVAKLPIRRQTLFFSATMPKDIAELAEAMLRDPARVAVTPVASTVDRIAQRAIQVDFAAKPAVLAQLLKKEPVNRALVFTRTKHGADKVVKSLAKAGIEANAIHGNKSQNHRERTLAAFRSGEIRTLVATDIAARGIDVDGVSHVVNFDLPNIPETYVHRIGRTARAGADGVAISLIAGAEEMGYLRDIERLIRITVPREDRRTQGGREAAAPAQAPHPHRGGRSAPRAHNVRGNEAAPGAKGPRRRRRPGGNKGAPQTSRGESPRPSQAGNSEGIQGVAFLHRESRPNPQHNRNNRPKH; the protein is encoded by the coding sequence TTGACCTCCTTTCAGGATTTCGGCCTCGCCGATCCCATCGCCCGCGCGCTCCGAGAAGAAAATTATCTGACGCCGACCCCCATCCAGGCCCAGACCATCCCGCTCGCACTTGCCGGCCGCGACGTGGTCGGCATCGCCCAGACCGGAACCGGCAAGACGGCATCCTTCGCGCTGCCGATCCTGCACCGACTGCTGGAGAACCGCGTCCGCCCGCAGCCCAAGAGCTGCCGGGTGCTGGTGCTCTCGCCGACCCGCGAACTGTCCGGGCAGATCCTCGACAGCTTCAACACCTATGGCCGCCACATCCGGCTGTCCTCGACGCTCGCCATCGGCGGCGTGCCGATGGGCCGCCAGGTGCGCTCCTTGATGCAGGGTGTCGAGGTGCTGGTCGCCACCCCCGGCCGCCTGCTCGATCTTGTGCAGAGCAACGGCCTGAAGCTCAACCAGGTCGAGTTCCTGGTGCTCGATGAGGCCGACCGCATGCTCGACATGGGCTTCATCAACGACATCCGGAAGATCGTCGCCAAGCTGCCGATCCGGCGCCAGACGCTGTTCTTCTCGGCCACCATGCCTAAGGACATCGCCGAACTCGCCGAAGCGATGCTGCGCGACCCCGCCCGCGTGGCGGTGACGCCGGTGGCCTCGACGGTGGATCGGATCGCCCAGCGCGCGATCCAGGTCGATTTCGCGGCTAAGCCTGCGGTTCTCGCCCAGCTCCTGAAGAAGGAACCGGTCAATCGCGCCCTGGTCTTCACCCGCACCAAGCACGGTGCCGACAAGGTGGTGAAGAGCCTTGCCAAGGCCGGCATCGAGGCCAACGCGATCCACGGCAACAAATCGCAGAACCACCGCGAGCGCACGCTGGCAGCGTTCCGTTCCGGCGAGATCCGCACGCTGGTGGCGACCGATATCGCCGCCCGCGGCATCGACGTCGACGGCGTCAGCCACGTCGTGAACTTCGACCTGCCCAACATCCCGGAAACCTACGTCCACCGCATCGGCCGCACCGCGCGCGCCGGCGCGGACGGGGTCGCGATCTCGCTGATCGCCGGCGCCGAGGAGATGGGCTATCTGCGCGATATCGAGCGCCTGATCCGGATTACCGTGCCGCGGGAAGACCGCCGCACGCAGGGTGGCCGCGAGGCGGCTGCACCGGCCCAGGCGCCCCACCCGCATCGGGGCGGCCGCTCTGCGCCCCGCGCGCATAATGTCCGTGGGAATGAGGCTGCTCCGGGTGCAAAAGGCCCTCGCCGCCGCCGCCGTCCGGGTGGTAATAAAGGCGCGCCGCAGACGAGCCGGGGCGAGTCGCCGCGTCCGTCGCAGGCCGGCAACAGCGAAGGCATCCAGGGCGTCGCCTTCTTGCATCGCGAGAGCCGGCCGAATCCGCAACACAACCGCAACAACCGACCGAAGCACTAG
- the infA gene encoding translation initiation factor IF-1, whose protein sequence is MAKEELIQFEGLVTEILPDARYRVQLDAGHEIVAYTAGKMKKNRIKTLAGDRVTIEMSPYDLEKGRLIFRHKDERPSGAPGGPPRGGAQRGGQFRRR, encoded by the coding sequence ATGGCTAAGGAAGAGCTGATCCAGTTCGAAGGACTGGTGACCGAAATCCTCCCCGACGCTCGCTACCGGGTGCAACTCGATGCCGGACACGAGATCGTCGCCTACACCGCCGGCAAGATGAAGAAAAACCGCATCAAGACGCTGGCCGGCGACCGCGTCACGATCGAAATGTCGCCCTACGATCTGGAAAAGGGCCGCCTGATCTTCCGCCACAAGGACGAACGTCCGAGCGGCGCGCCCGGCGGCCCGCCGCGGGGCGGGGCCCAGCGCGGCGGCCAGTTCCGCCGCCGATAA